In Bradyrhizobium sp. WD16, the genomic stretch AGCGCGGCCAGAATCTTGGTCACCGACTCGTCTTTTGCAAAATGGATCTTCGGCGGCAGGCCGGCAGTGAAAGCGGTCAGGGCCTCGTGGACGCGCTGTACCGTCATGAGCTTGACGAGGTCGTCGAACGTCGCCGGCGAGCTCGTATAGAGCATCAGTCCATGACGGATGTCAGCGGTGCCTTCGGCGGTCGCGAGCATCTGCTGGACGTAGCGGCTGACCTTGGTCTGAAAGGCCGAGGCGATCTGTTCCGCGTCGCGCGTATCATTGATGGCAATGGCGTGCTTCACCGCCTCGATGTATTCCGCGCACATCGTCCGCAGCAGCTTTTCCGAGATCCAGCTCCAGATCGGGCCGAGCGAGCTGCGCGAAATCTGGCCGGCATGGGCGCGCTCGGGAGCGCACTCGACCAGGACCGGCTCGAGCGGCTGGAAGAAGCAGCGCGACGGCGCGTCGATCCGGTTCGGCGCAGGGGCGGTGCCGCGGAATTCACCGCGAAGAAGCGCGATGATGTCCTGCGAGCCCGGGATCTCCTCGCCGAGCTGTTGCAGCCGCTCGAGTTCGGCGAGCAAGCGGCTGCGCACCTGCGGCGAGAGCTGCCGCAGGTAGCTGTTGATCAGCGGATCGCTTGGAGCTTCCGGCTGCGCCATCGCGCTCAGCCTCCGGCTGCAGTGCTCAGATCGGGCTAATCCTGGACGATTGAAGTGAATAAACGGCAAACAAAATCAATGAAAGATAGGGAATAATAGGAATTATAGATACTGATCCACCATTGTTGCGGGTTTTGCACGCGGCATAATTTCCAGTTTTTCCTGCAAATTAACCGTGCTTTGTAAGCCGAATTTAGCTCTCCCGGCGCTATGGTTGGCCGGGGGAAAAAGATGAGTGGTATTACGTTCTGTCTGCCAAGAGCTTGTGTCGCCGTCGTCGTCGCAGCCGCTGCGGCGGCCGGTCTCGTTGCACCCGCGCCGGCCCTGACGCTCCAGGGCTCGACGACCTTCACCATGACCGTGGTGGAGCCGCACGCCAAGGCGGTGGAGGACGAGACGGGCATCGGGCTGGAGATCATTCCCAACAAATCCAGCCTCGGTCTTCTTGCGCTGTTCGAGCACAAGGCCGACCTCGCGATGATTTCGGCGGGTCTCGCCAAGGAGATCCAGCTGCTCAAGGAGATTCATCCCGATCTGCCCTTCGAGCAATTGAACGCCGCCGAGATCGCCAGGACGCGTGCGGCCTTCGTCGTCCATCCCGCCAATCCGGTGCGTAGATTGCCGCTGGCAAGCATCCGCAGGATCCTGACTGGCGAGGTGGTGAACTGGAAGGCCTTCGGCGGCGCCGACCTGCCGATCCGGGTGGTGGTGGTGCGCACCGGCGGCGGCGTGCTGGCGAGCGTCGAGGCGGCGCTGCTGGGATCCGGCCATATCTCGACGCCCGACGCGATCCGGGTCCAGGTCGGCACGCAGATCCTCAAGGTGGTGGCGCAGGAGCCGGCTGCCCTCGGCATTACCCAGTTCGGCCTCGTTCGACGCGGCAGCGCCGTCGAGCTCGAGACCGATCAGCCGATCGAGCAGATCTTGAGCCTTGTCAGCCTGGGCGAGCCGTCATCCGACGACCGTCGGGTCATCGAAGCGATGCGGCGCCGGATGGAGACTGAACGATGAGCAGCTTGCGGGATCGCGTCCTGCGGGCGCCGCGGCGGATGGCAGTGCAGCTCTATACTCTGCGAGTCGTCTCCATCGCGGCAGTGGCCCTGCTGGCGCTCGCGTCGATCCATTTCGCCGAGGAGACAAGGAGGGCGGCGGATTACGTCTTTCGCAGCGGCGTTGCGACGCTGCGCAGCGGCTTCGAATTGGAAATGATGTTCGAAAAGAATCGCCGTCTGGTCGAATCCGCGCCGGCGGATCTGGATCGGGCCCGGCTGCAGGCAAACCGCGCAGTCTTGCGTCGCCTGAATGCCGACATGGCCAAATTCCTCGACCGGAGCGGCCTTTGGGACACAATGCAGGGATCAGGCCAACACGCCGCCCTGCGCCACGATTTCACCTTGCTGGCCGAGGCCGGCGACCGCGTCATGTATCTTGCCGAGAATTTCTCCCAGGATCAGGCACTCGAGGTTTCGCGGGGCGCCTACGCCAAGGCGGCCGAGGCGATCGACCTCAGGCTCGATGCTTGGCGCGACGACCGGCTGGCCACCGCCGACCGGGAGCTCGCCTCGATGTCCCAAGCCGCGACGCGGCTGGGCATCTGGGTCGGCGCCGGCGGCCTGTTGGCCGTCCTGCTGATCGGCCCGATCGGGATCCTGATCAAATTTCGCATTCTTCGCCGCCTCGGACGCCTCACCAGCGTGATGTTGCGGCTGTCGCGCAGTGAGACCGCGCTCACCGTCCCATACACCCGGTCGTCCGACGAAATTGGCGATCTCGCCCGCGCGCTCGAGGTGTTCAAGAACAATGCCATCGAGCTTCAGGCCGCCCATCTCCATCTCGATACGGCGCTCAATAACATGTCCCAGGGACTGTGCATGTACGATGCGCAGGAGCGACTGTTGCTGTGGAACGAGCGCGTTCTCGAACTTTATGCCGTGCCGCCCTGCCTGATCAGGGCGGGTCTGGCCGTGCGAGAGGTGCTCGGGATATCGCGACGCGGTCTCGTGGGCGCGGAGCTCGATCAGGCCTATCAGCAATTCCGCAGCGGGATTCCCAGGCACGGCACGCACCAGTACCGGCGCACGCTGCCCGACGGGCGCTCGATTTCCGTTTCGCAGCGCGCCATGCCCGATGGCGGCTGGGTGGAGACCCACGAAGACGTCACCGAGCAGATCAAGGCCGAGAAGCGGATCGCCCATATGGCGCTGTATGATGGCCTGACCAATCTGCCGAACCGCTTCAAGTTTCATCACGAATTGCAAGGCTGCGTCGCGCGTGCGGAGCGGGTCAAATCGGCCTTGCTTTGCCTCGATCTTGACGGTTTCAAGAACGTCAACGACGCATTCGGCCATGCCGAGGGCGACGCTCTGCTGCGGCAGGTCGCGGCCAGATTGACCGCCTGCATAGGCAAGAACGACATCGTCAGCCGGCTGGGCGGAGACGAATTCGCCATCCTGTTGCCGGATGTCGCCGAAATCGGGACGGTGACGATCCTGGCCGGCGATATCATCAGGAGTCTGAGCCAGCCGTACGACGTGAATGGACATCAGGCGATCGTCGGGGCGAGTGTCGGGATTGTGCTGATTCCCGATCACGGCAACGACGCTGACCAATTGCTCAAACACGCCGACCTCGCCATGTATGGCGCCAAGGCCGGTGGCCGGGGCTCGTTCCGGTTGTTCGAGCCGGCGATGGACGAGCGAATCCAGGCGCGGCATTCCCTCGAAATAGACCTGCGGCGGGCCGTCGACCAGAACCAGTTCGAGCTGCATTTCCAGCCGACGCTGTGGGTCAAGAGCGGTGAGGTGAGCGGCTTCGAGGCGCTGCTGCGCTGGCGGCATCCGACCCGCGGCATGGTATCGCCTTGCGAGTTCATCCCCGTCGCCGAGGAAGTCGGTTTGATCAATCGCCTCGGCAAGTGGGTGCTGCGTCAGGCCTGCATGGAGGCATCGGCCTGGCCGGAGCATGTTCACGTCGCGGTCAACCTCTCTGCGGCGCAGTTCAGGGACGCCGATCTCGTTCAGGACGTCTTCTGCGCAATCGGCGAGGCCGGGCTCGATCCGCGCCGGCTCGAACTCGAGATCACCGAAACCGTCCTGCTTCAGGACGATCTCGCGATCCATGAGACGCTGCATCAGATCCGCGGCTTCGGTGTGAAGATCGCCATGGACGATTTCGGCACTGGTTATTCGAGCCTGAGCTATCTGCGCAGCTTCCCCTTTGACAAGATCAAGATCGATCAGGGCTTCATCCGGGGGCTGGACAGCGGCGACGATGCCCTGCCGATCGTTCACGCGGTGATCGGGCTTGCCTCCGGCCTGCGCATGACGACGACGGCCGAAGGCGTCGAAACCAGAGCCCAGCTCGAGGTCCTCCAGAACGAAGGCTGTGACGAAGCCCAGGGCTATTTGTTCAGTCCGGCGGTTCCCGGCAGCGAGGTGCTGGCCTTGCTCGATCGGATCGATCGCGAGTTTCACCGCGCCGCCTGATTGGCCGCATCAACGCCGGCCGACCGCGCACCGACCGTCGCCTATATCTCGAATTGATCGAGCGCAGGTCGGATGGCGGCAGAATATGACAGGGTATCAACTCCGCTTCCTGGCTTGCGCCGGACGGCTTCTTCGGTCTGATCTTGATGAACGCTTCTTCCTTCAATTCCGAGTTCGACAGCGTGGCTGAAACTGCCGAATCCGCCATGGCGCTGATGACGGCGCAGCGGGTGCCGCCGACGCCGGATAACTTTCAGGTCTGGTTTGAATATTGCCGGGGCGAATCGCCGTACCTGCAGAAAACCATCGATGCCCTGCTCGCGAGCGGGCGCCGGTTCGATGCCGCGGTGAACCGCGATCTGTTCCTGACCCATGCCAGCTCCTCAACTCGCGATCGCGAGGACGCTCATGAGCTTTCGCGTCAGATTCAGCATCTCGCGGACCGTGCCCGCGAGATGTTGAACGCTGCCGCCGCCGATCAGCGCAACCAGGCGCGCGATCTCGTCGAAGTGACCGCCCAGGTTGGCAGTCACGCCGACGGTGGCGGTCCTTGCTCGGTCGTCGAGCGCCTTGTCGAGGAGTTGACCAAGGCCGCGGCCCGCGCCTCGAGCCTGGAATCAAGCTTCGCCAAGACATCTGACGAGATCGGCAAGATTCGTGAGAGCCTCGAAACCGCCGAAAAGGAGTCCAACACCGACGTTCTTACCGGGCTCGCCAATCGCCGTGCGCTGGATGCATTTCTGCGCGCCACCCGTATGGCGGCGTTGGGGAGCGGCGAGCCGCTCAGTCTCCTGCTGGTGGATGTCGACCACTTCAAGCAGTTCAATGACGGTTTCGGCCACCTGATCGGCGACCAGGTGCTGCGCCTGATCGCGAGGACGGCGCAGGACAATGTCAGGGCGAGCGATCTGGTCGCCCGCTACGGCGGCGAGGAAT encodes the following:
- a CDS encoding GGDEF domain-containing protein, translated to MNASSFNSEFDSVAETAESAMALMTAQRVPPTPDNFQVWFEYCRGESPYLQKTIDALLASGRRFDAAVNRDLFLTHASSSTRDREDAHELSRQIQHLADRAREMLNAAAADQRNQARDLVEVTAQVGSHADGGGPCSVVERLVEELTKAAARASSLESSFAKTSDEIGKIRESLETAEKESNTDVLTGLANRRALDAFLRATRMAALGSGEPLSLLLVDVDHFKQFNDGFGHLIGDQVLRLIARTAQDNVRASDLVARYGGEELMAVLPSADSEICGEIAERIRRRLAESQLVRRSTGEKLPPVTVSIGVAQFIPGEAIEALIARCDEALYAAKRAGRNRIVVALSR
- a CDS encoding substrate-binding domain-containing protein codes for the protein MSGITFCLPRACVAVVVAAAAAAGLVAPAPALTLQGSTTFTMTVVEPHAKAVEDETGIGLEIIPNKSSLGLLALFEHKADLAMISAGLAKEIQLLKEIHPDLPFEQLNAAEIARTRAAFVVHPANPVRRLPLASIRRILTGEVVNWKAFGGADLPIRVVVVRTGGGVLASVEAALLGSGHISTPDAIRVQVGTQILKVVAQEPAALGITQFGLVRRGSAVELETDQPIEQILSLVSLGEPSSDDRRVIEAMRRRMETER
- a CDS encoding bifunctional diguanylate cyclase/phosphodiesterase, translated to MSSLRDRVLRAPRRMAVQLYTLRVVSIAAVALLALASIHFAEETRRAADYVFRSGVATLRSGFELEMMFEKNRRLVESAPADLDRARLQANRAVLRRLNADMAKFLDRSGLWDTMQGSGQHAALRHDFTLLAEAGDRVMYLAENFSQDQALEVSRGAYAKAAEAIDLRLDAWRDDRLATADRELASMSQAATRLGIWVGAGGLLAVLLIGPIGILIKFRILRRLGRLTSVMLRLSRSETALTVPYTRSSDEIGDLARALEVFKNNAIELQAAHLHLDTALNNMSQGLCMYDAQERLLLWNERVLELYAVPPCLIRAGLAVREVLGISRRGLVGAELDQAYQQFRSGIPRHGTHQYRRTLPDGRSISVSQRAMPDGGWVETHEDVTEQIKAEKRIAHMALYDGLTNLPNRFKFHHELQGCVARAERVKSALLCLDLDGFKNVNDAFGHAEGDALLRQVAARLTACIGKNDIVSRLGGDEFAILLPDVAEIGTVTILAGDIIRSLSQPYDVNGHQAIVGASVGIVLIPDHGNDADQLLKHADLAMYGAKAGGRGSFRLFEPAMDERIQARHSLEIDLRRAVDQNQFELHFQPTLWVKSGEVSGFEALLRWRHPTRGMVSPCEFIPVAEEVGLINRLGKWVLRQACMEASAWPEHVHVAVNLSAAQFRDADLVQDVFCAIGEAGLDPRRLELEITETVLLQDDLAIHETLHQIRGFGVKIAMDDFGTGYSSLSYLRSFPFDKIKIDQGFIRGLDSGDDALPIVHAVIGLASGLRMTTTAEGVETRAQLEVLQNEGCDEAQGYLFSPAVPGSEVLALLDRIDREFHRAA